One genomic region from Amycolatopsis sp. FBCC-B4732 encodes:
- a CDS encoding LamG-like jellyroll fold domain-containing protein, whose product MIPSLRRPLALLTALTLFCALPVTTAAAGPEPGLAGHWTFDDGSGTSAADTAGEHPAALNPGAGWGPGIRGGALTTDGTSGFADAGAPVLDTTESFSVSSWVKLDKTSGFQTFVSIDGNQVSNFFLQFRDDSRRFAFTRLAGDAPADGVVAAANFDPVAGQWYQLTGVFDSAASTLSLYVDGTRQATVSAPAGWAGTGHLVIGRGKYGGNPVDYVDGSIDDVRAYSGALTAADAGRLAIAGHWALDEGTGTTAADDSLDARTATLTGGASWGDGVVGPHGAVLNGTGAAVDVPGPVVDTGQSFSVSAWVKPTADPGFRTAVSVDGSAISGFYLQRAADGRFAFTRRAADGDSASSAAVSTLPAQAGQWQHVVGVYNRAAGTLSLYVNGTLQQSVPFTTPWTAAGHLVIGRGKWAGAPADWFAGGVDDVRAYPTPLTASAVAALAASGSWHFDEGTGTIARDSSANAADGTLRGATWTAGAAGKAVQLDGKSTVDMGTSPAFDTGTGSLSLAAWFRTTADGTLVDHGDGYALGVSGGKLTARVGTLRVTTTGGGLADGTWHHAAVVLDRASQRLTVYSDGDAAAVTSTCGTPTGTTLDVSACPASGTAAAPLTVGAGLTGAVDELELRRFPLTAAQIGTLAGANQLAVDANVVRANTRPTTYGSILEDISHSVEGGLYAELVRNRTFKEAYQRGSGAGDTPVPYWSLVTSAGATGTYAIDTATPLNTALDRSLKLHADAVPAGGRVAAANVGYYGVAAKPSTKYTGSFFAKGTWTGAVRVSLEKPDGTVLASKDLQLGTAWGQQTFSFTTPSTITTSTDNRIVVSLVNKTKKALAGDAWFQQVSLFPPTFKNHGVRLDLGQKLAAMKLGLFRVPGGNYLEGNTLDTRFAWKNTIGKPEERPGHQNTAWGYWSTDGFGILDYLKLSEDIGAQPLLALFAGYTLNGQHVSQADYPQYVQEALDEIEYAIGDATTTWGAKRVADGHPAPFDLHYVEVGNEDWFDGSGSYAWRFTDMDNAIKAKYPQLTVIATTGGLQGGAASSTSTGVRPDAADDHYYQSPQWFTDNSTRYDTADRSGPDILVGEYGAQDGRPTGTLAAAIGEAAFLTGLERNSDVVIGSMYAPVLVQENQSSWPVNLIGFDAGTSYGSPSYWVQQMFSSTLGKQIVTSRLNQGSPLRQVVNVTTKGGKKTFTVKLVNPTGQVQTARLGLTGVTAVDGTGTLTTLTGDPAGRNSLAAPAAIVPQTRELTGLAATSKLTLPANSVTTLVMTGR is encoded by the coding sequence ATGATCCCTTCCCTCCGGCGCCCCTTGGCCCTCCTCACGGCCCTGACCCTGTTCTGCGCCCTCCCCGTCACCACCGCCGCGGCCGGCCCCGAGCCGGGCCTGGCCGGGCACTGGACGTTCGACGACGGCAGCGGGACGAGCGCCGCCGACACCGCGGGCGAGCACCCCGCCGCCCTGAACCCCGGCGCGGGCTGGGGCCCGGGCATCCGCGGCGGCGCCCTGACGACCGACGGCACGAGCGGGTTCGCCGACGCCGGCGCGCCTGTGCTGGACACCACCGAGAGCTTCTCCGTCAGCAGCTGGGTCAAGCTCGACAAGACATCGGGCTTTCAGACGTTCGTCAGCATCGACGGCAATCAGGTCAGCAACTTCTTCCTGCAGTTCCGCGACGACTCGCGCCGGTTCGCCTTCACCCGCCTCGCCGGGGACGCGCCCGCCGACGGCGTCGTCGCGGCCGCGAACTTCGACCCCGTCGCCGGCCAGTGGTACCAGCTGACCGGCGTCTTCGACTCGGCCGCGTCGACGCTTTCGCTGTACGTCGACGGCACCCGCCAGGCCACCGTCTCCGCGCCTGCGGGCTGGGCCGGCACCGGGCACCTGGTGATCGGCCGCGGCAAGTACGGCGGCAACCCGGTGGACTACGTCGACGGCTCGATCGACGACGTCCGCGCCTACTCGGGCGCGCTGACCGCGGCCGACGCCGGCCGCCTGGCCATCGCCGGCCACTGGGCTCTCGACGAGGGCACCGGCACCACCGCGGCCGACGACTCCCTCGACGCCCGCACCGCCACCCTGACCGGCGGGGCGAGCTGGGGCGACGGCGTGGTCGGCCCGCACGGCGCGGTGCTGAACGGCACCGGCGCCGCGGTCGACGTCCCCGGCCCGGTCGTCGACACCGGGCAGAGCTTCTCGGTGTCCGCGTGGGTGAAACCGACCGCGGACCCCGGCTTCCGGACCGCGGTCAGCGTCGACGGCTCGGCGATCAGCGGCTTCTACCTCCAGCGCGCCGCCGACGGCCGGTTTGCCTTCACCCGCCGGGCGGCCGACGGCGACTCGGCGTCCTCCGCCGCGGTGTCGACGCTGCCCGCGCAGGCCGGCCAGTGGCAGCACGTCGTCGGCGTCTACAACCGCGCCGCCGGCACGCTTTCCCTGTACGTCAACGGAACCCTGCAGCAGAGCGTCCCGTTCACCACGCCGTGGACCGCCGCCGGGCACCTGGTCATCGGGCGCGGCAAGTGGGCGGGCGCCCCGGCCGACTGGTTCGCCGGGGGAGTGGACGACGTCCGCGCGTACCCGACGCCGCTGACCGCGTCCGCCGTCGCCGCACTGGCCGCGAGCGGCTCGTGGCACTTCGACGAAGGCACCGGCACGATCGCGCGTGATTCGTCGGCGAACGCGGCCGACGGCACGCTTCGCGGCGCGACCTGGACCGCCGGTGCGGCGGGCAAGGCCGTCCAGCTCGACGGCAAGTCCACTGTGGACATGGGCACCTCGCCCGCGTTCGACACCGGCACCGGCTCGCTCTCGCTGGCCGCGTGGTTCCGCACCACCGCGGACGGAACGCTGGTGGACCACGGCGACGGCTACGCGCTCGGCGTCAGCGGCGGCAAGCTCACCGCCCGCGTCGGCACCCTCCGGGTGACCACCACCGGCGGCGGGCTGGCCGACGGCACCTGGCACCACGCCGCCGTCGTCCTCGACCGCGCGTCCCAGCGGCTCACCGTCTACTCCGACGGCGACGCCGCCGCGGTCACGAGCACCTGCGGCACCCCCACCGGCACCACCCTCGACGTCTCCGCGTGCCCGGCCTCCGGGACCGCGGCGGCACCCCTGACGGTCGGCGCCGGGCTCACCGGCGCGGTCGACGAGCTGGAGCTGCGCCGCTTCCCGCTCACCGCCGCCCAGATCGGCACCCTCGCGGGCGCCAACCAGCTCGCGGTGGACGCCAACGTCGTCCGCGCCAACACCCGCCCGACCACCTACGGCTCGATCCTCGAGGACATCAGCCACTCCGTCGAAGGCGGGCTGTACGCGGAACTCGTCCGCAACCGCACCTTCAAGGAGGCCTACCAGCGCGGCAGCGGCGCGGGCGACACCCCGGTGCCGTACTGGTCGCTGGTCACGTCGGCCGGCGCCACCGGCACCTACGCCATCGACACGGCCACGCCGCTGAACACCGCCCTCGACCGATCGCTGAAGCTGCACGCCGACGCGGTCCCGGCCGGCGGCCGCGTGGCCGCGGCGAACGTCGGCTACTACGGCGTCGCCGCGAAGCCGTCCACCAAGTACACCGGCAGCTTCTTCGCCAAGGGCACCTGGACCGGTGCGGTCCGGGTCAGCCTGGAGAAGCCGGACGGCACCGTGCTGGCGAGCAAGGATCTCCAGCTCGGCACGGCTTGGGGACAGCAGACGTTCAGCTTCACCACACCCTCGACCATCACGACGTCCACCGACAACCGGATCGTCGTGTCGCTGGTGAACAAGACCAAGAAGGCGCTGGCCGGCGACGCCTGGTTCCAGCAGGTGTCGCTGTTCCCGCCCACCTTCAAGAACCACGGCGTCCGCCTCGACCTCGGGCAGAAGCTCGCGGCGATGAAGCTCGGCCTGTTCCGCGTCCCGGGCGGCAACTACCTCGAAGGCAACACCCTCGACACGCGGTTCGCGTGGAAGAACACCATCGGCAAGCCGGAAGAGCGGCCCGGCCACCAGAACACCGCGTGGGGCTACTGGTCCACCGACGGCTTCGGCATCCTCGACTACCTCAAGCTGTCCGAGGACATCGGCGCCCAGCCGCTCCTGGCCCTGTTCGCCGGCTACACCCTCAACGGCCAGCACGTCAGCCAGGCCGACTACCCGCAGTACGTCCAGGAAGCCCTCGACGAGATCGAGTACGCCATCGGCGACGCCACCACGACGTGGGGCGCGAAGCGGGTCGCCGACGGGCACCCGGCACCGTTCGACCTGCACTACGTCGAGGTCGGCAACGAAGACTGGTTCGACGGCTCCGGCAGCTACGCCTGGCGCTTCACCGACATGGACAACGCCATCAAGGCGAAGTACCCGCAGCTGACCGTCATCGCCACCACCGGTGGCCTGCAGGGCGGAGCCGCGTCGAGCACGTCGACCGGGGTGCGCCCGGACGCCGCGGACGACCACTACTACCAGTCGCCGCAGTGGTTCACCGACAACTCGACCCGCTACGACACCGCGGACCGCTCCGGCCCGGACATCCTCGTCGGCGAGTACGGCGCCCAGGACGGCCGGCCCACCGGCACCCTGGCCGCCGCCATCGGCGAGGCCGCGTTCCTCACCGGGCTGGAACGCAACAGCGACGTCGTCATCGGCTCGATGTACGCGCCGGTGCTGGTGCAGGAGAACCAGTCCAGCTGGCCGGTCAACCTGATCGGCTTCGACGCCGGGACCAGCTACGGCTCGCCGTCGTACTGGGTGCAGCAGATGTTCTCCAGCACGCTCGGCAAGCAGATCGTGACCAGCCGCCTCAACCAGGGCAGCCCGCTGCGGCAGGTGGTCAACGTGACCACCAAGGGCGGGAAGAAGACGTTCACGGTCAAGCTCGTCAACCCGACCGGCCAGGTGCAGACCGCGCGGCTGGGGCTCACCGGCGTCACGGCGGTCGACGGCACCGGGACGCTCACCACGCTCACCGGCGACCCGGCGGGCCGCAACAGCCTCGCCGCGCCGGCCGCCATCGTGCCGCAGACGAGGGAGCTCACCGGGCTGGCGGCGACGTCGAAGCTGACCCTGCCCGCCAACTCCGTGACCACCCTGGTCATGACCGGCCGCTGA
- the yjfF gene encoding galactofuranose ABC transporter, permease protein YjfF, whose translation MTTLTRIKGYRPQQRHLPILATMALLIGAYIFGASSYDAFGSGQVVLDLFINNAFLLVVAVGMTFVILTGGIDLSVGSVVALSTVVSGDLMQKHGWSAYAAIAVVLVVGALLGAGMGALIHFFEIQPFIATLIGMFFARGLCYTISTEAYSIDNATIATLAQTQIPLGGELHISISVVAALVVVAVAVYVLAFTRFGRTVYSIGGNAQSAMLMGLKTGRTKIAVYTISGFCSALGGLLLVLYKSSGDPLNGVGLELTAIAAVVIGGTILTGGSGYVLGTVLGIMVLGIIQTLITFDGTLNSWWTSIITGALLFVFIVLQRLVTRGSHR comes from the coding sequence GTGACCACGCTCACCCGCATCAAGGGCTACCGGCCGCAGCAGCGGCACCTCCCGATCCTCGCGACGATGGCGCTGCTGATCGGGGCGTACATCTTCGGCGCATCGAGCTACGACGCGTTCGGCTCCGGGCAGGTCGTGCTCGACCTGTTCATCAACAACGCCTTCCTGCTCGTGGTCGCGGTCGGGATGACGTTCGTGATCCTCACCGGCGGCATCGACCTGTCCGTCGGCTCGGTGGTCGCACTGTCCACTGTGGTCTCCGGCGACCTGATGCAGAAGCACGGCTGGTCCGCGTACGCGGCGATCGCGGTGGTGCTGGTGGTCGGCGCGCTGCTCGGCGCCGGGATGGGCGCGCTCATCCACTTCTTCGAGATCCAGCCGTTCATCGCCACGCTGATCGGGATGTTCTTCGCCCGCGGGCTCTGCTACACGATCAGCACCGAGGCGTACTCGATCGACAACGCGACGATCGCGACCCTCGCCCAGACGCAGATCCCGCTCGGCGGGGAGCTGCACATCTCGATCAGCGTGGTCGCCGCGCTGGTCGTCGTCGCGGTCGCGGTGTACGTGCTGGCCTTCACGCGGTTCGGGCGGACGGTCTACTCGATCGGCGGCAACGCGCAGTCGGCGATGCTGATGGGCCTCAAGACCGGCCGCACGAAGATCGCCGTGTACACGATCAGCGGGTTCTGCTCGGCGCTGGGCGGGCTGCTGCTGGTGCTGTACAAGTCTTCCGGCGACCCGCTCAACGGTGTCGGCCTCGAGCTGACCGCGATCGCCGCGGTCGTCATCGGCGGCACCATCCTCACCGGCGGCTCCGGCTACGTGCTGGGCACCGTGCTCGGGATCATGGTGCTGGGCATCATCCAGACGCTGATCACCTTCGACGGCACCCTGAACTCCTGGTGGACCTCGATCATCACCGGCGCCCTCCTCTTCGTCTTCATCGTCCTGCAGCGCCTCGTGACCCGGGGGAGCCACCGATGA
- a CDS encoding ABC transporter permease: MTKHRLFWPVVALLALLLGDLIASPSFFSIELRDGHLYGNLVDILKNGAPLILIAIGMTLVIATRGIDLSVGAVVAISGSLACLWIADHPGGVGATLVAVGLALGLSLVLGVWNGWLVAALGIQPIIATLILMVAGRGIAQLISGGQIITINSAPYEWIGSGFVLTLPSAILIALAVFVLASLLVRRSALGLLVEAVGGNPEASRLAGLRSARLTWLVYVFCALCAGIAGLMISANVHSADANHAGLFIELDAILAVVVGGTQLTGGRFSIGGAVIGALLIQTLTTTVYALGIPPEAIMLFKAVVVLAVCLLQSPAFRRKLRRRKARPAAPAPTSAPEKVEVTA, translated from the coding sequence ATGACCAAGCACCGGTTGTTCTGGCCCGTGGTGGCGCTGCTCGCGCTGCTGCTGGGCGACCTGATCGCGAGCCCCTCGTTCTTCTCGATCGAACTGCGCGACGGCCACCTCTACGGCAACCTCGTCGACATCCTGAAGAACGGCGCCCCGCTGATCCTCATCGCGATCGGCATGACGCTCGTGATCGCCACCCGCGGCATCGACCTCTCGGTCGGCGCGGTGGTCGCGATCAGCGGCTCGCTGGCCTGCCTGTGGATCGCCGACCACCCCGGCGGCGTGGGCGCCACGCTCGTCGCGGTCGGGCTGGCGCTGGGGCTTTCCCTGGTGCTCGGGGTGTGGAACGGCTGGCTCGTCGCCGCGCTCGGCATCCAGCCGATCATCGCCACGCTCATCCTGATGGTCGCCGGGCGCGGGATCGCGCAGCTGATCTCCGGCGGCCAGATCATCACGATCAACTCCGCGCCCTACGAGTGGATCGGCAGCGGGTTCGTGCTGACGCTGCCGAGCGCGATCCTCATCGCCCTCGCGGTGTTCGTGCTCGCGTCCCTGCTGGTCCGCCGCTCGGCCCTCGGGCTGCTCGTGGAGGCCGTCGGCGGCAACCCCGAGGCCAGCCGGCTGGCCGGGCTCCGCTCGGCGCGGCTGACCTGGCTCGTCTACGTCTTCTGCGCGCTGTGCGCGGGCATCGCCGGGCTGATGATCAGCGCGAACGTGCACAGCGCCGACGCCAACCACGCCGGGCTGTTCATCGAGCTCGACGCGATCCTCGCCGTCGTCGTCGGCGGCACGCAGCTGACCGGCGGCCGCTTCTCCATCGGTGGCGCGGTGATCGGCGCGCTGCTCATCCAGACGCTGACCACCACCGTCTACGCCCTCGGCATCCCGCCCGAGGCGATCATGCTGTTCAAGGCCGTGGTCGTGCTGGCGGTGTGCCTGCTGCAGTCGCCCGCCTTCCGCCGCAAGCTCCGCCGCCGCAAGGCCCGCCCGGCCGCACCGGCCCCGACATCCGCTCCGGAGAAGGTGGAGGTCACGGCGTGA
- a CDS encoding sugar ABC transporter ATP-binding protein: protein MPAEILTMTGIRKEFPGVLALDGVDFRLFPGEVHALMGENGAGKSTLIKVLTGVYGVDAGTITLAGTAVAFGGPGEAQQAGISTVYQEVNLCPNLSVAENVCLGREPRRFGRIQWGPMRRRAEELLARLDVHVDVSAELSTCSIAVQQLVAIARALDVEARVLVLDEPTSSLDAGEVEQLLKVVRSLREQGLAILFVSHFIDQVFAVADRMTVLRNGKLIGEYRTADITPVELVTRMIGKELQVLEDLEDSGPSRAEVADAPVLLAAEDLGRKGGVEPFTLDIHAGEVVGLAGLLGSGRTELARLLFGADHADHGSVRVDGEATNLRTPRAGLDHRIAFCSENRKTEGLVEELTVRENIVLALQASRGWTRPLSRRRQDEIAEKYIKTLDIRPADPEALVGNLSGGNQQKVLLARWLITEPRLLILDEPTRGIDIGAKTEIQRLVTQLSAEGMAVLFISAELDEVLRLSHRVVVLRDRKVVAQRDNQGLTADEIMATMAEGAVS, encoded by the coding sequence ATGCCCGCCGAAATCCTGACCATGACCGGGATCCGCAAGGAGTTCCCCGGCGTCCTCGCCCTCGACGGTGTGGACTTCCGCCTGTTCCCGGGCGAGGTCCACGCGCTGATGGGGGAGAACGGCGCCGGAAAGTCCACCCTGATCAAGGTGCTGACCGGGGTGTACGGGGTGGACGCGGGCACGATCACGCTCGCCGGGACCGCTGTCGCCTTCGGCGGTCCCGGCGAGGCTCAGCAGGCCGGCATCAGCACGGTCTACCAGGAGGTCAACCTCTGCCCGAACCTGTCCGTGGCGGAGAACGTCTGCCTCGGGCGGGAACCCCGCCGCTTCGGCCGCATCCAGTGGGGCCCGATGCGGCGGCGGGCCGAGGAGCTCCTGGCCCGGCTGGACGTCCACGTGGACGTCTCGGCCGAGCTGAGCACCTGCTCGATCGCGGTGCAGCAGCTGGTGGCGATCGCCCGCGCCCTCGACGTCGAGGCGCGGGTGCTCGTCCTCGACGAGCCGACGTCCAGTTTGGACGCCGGCGAAGTCGAGCAGCTGCTGAAGGTCGTCCGGTCCCTGCGCGAGCAGGGGCTGGCGATCCTGTTCGTCTCGCACTTCATCGACCAGGTCTTCGCCGTCGCCGACCGGATGACCGTGCTGCGCAACGGGAAGCTGATCGGCGAGTACCGCACGGCCGACATCACGCCGGTCGAGCTCGTCACCCGGATGATCGGCAAGGAGCTGCAGGTCCTCGAAGACCTGGAGGACTCCGGGCCGAGCCGGGCCGAGGTCGCCGATGCGCCGGTGCTGCTGGCCGCCGAGGACCTCGGCCGCAAGGGCGGGGTCGAGCCGTTCACGCTCGACATCCACGCCGGCGAGGTCGTCGGGCTGGCCGGTCTGCTCGGGTCCGGGCGCACCGAACTCGCCCGGCTGCTCTTCGGCGCCGACCACGCCGACCACGGTTCCGTGCGCGTCGACGGCGAGGCCACGAACCTGCGCACGCCGCGGGCCGGGCTCGACCACCGGATCGCGTTCTGCTCGGAGAACCGCAAGACCGAAGGGCTGGTCGAGGAACTGACCGTCCGGGAAAACATCGTCCTCGCGCTCCAGGCCTCCCGCGGCTGGACGCGGCCGCTGTCCCGGCGCCGCCAGGACGAAATCGCGGAGAAGTACATCAAGACGCTCGACATCCGCCCCGCCGACCCCGAAGCGCTGGTCGGCAACCTCTCCGGCGGCAACCAGCAGAAGGTGCTGCTGGCCCGCTGGCTCATCACCGAACCCCGCCTGCTGATCCTCGACGAGCCGACCCGCGGCATCGACATCGGTGCCAAGACGGAGATCCAGCGGCTCGTCACGCAGCTGTCCGCCGAGGGGATGGCCGTGCTGTTCATCTCCGCCGAGCTCGACGAGGTGCTCCGGCTGAGCCACCGCGTCGTCGTGCTGCGCGACCGGAAGGTCGTGGCGCAGCGGGACAACCAGGGACTCACCGCGGACGAGATCATGGCCACGATGGCCGAGGGAGCCGTCTCATGA
- a CDS encoding ABC transporter substrate-binding protein: MLTLTDLITVDRGVNVLKKRWAAAAAAAAGLVLLTACGSGGSSGSSGGAITLGFAQVGAESGWRTANTKSIQESAKTAGIELKFSDAQQKQENQISAIRSYIQQKVKVIAFSPVVESGWDTVLKEAKTANIPVILTDRAIDSPDKSLYKTFLGSDFIAEGKKAGEWLTKEYGSATGQVNIVELQGTTGSAPANDRKKGFADVIAADPKYKIVASQTGEFTRAKGKEVMEAFLKSQPKIDVLYAHNDDMALGAIEAIEAAGKVPGKDIKIVSVDGVKDALTALADGKINHVVECNPLLGPQLMDLVKKVSAGEQVPARIETQETEFDQASAKAALPQRQY, from the coding sequence ATGTTAACGCTAACAGATTTGATCACCGTCGATCGAGGAGTGAACGTGCTGAAGAAGCGATGGGCCGCCGCGGCGGCCGCGGCAGCCGGACTCGTGCTGCTCACCGCCTGCGGGAGCGGGGGCTCCTCCGGAAGCTCCGGCGGGGCGATCACGCTCGGCTTCGCGCAGGTGGGCGCCGAGAGCGGGTGGCGGACGGCGAACACCAAGTCCATCCAGGAGTCGGCCAAGACCGCGGGCATCGAGCTGAAGTTCTCCGACGCGCAGCAGAAGCAGGAGAACCAGATCTCGGCGATCCGCTCCTACATCCAGCAGAAGGTCAAGGTCATCGCCTTCTCGCCGGTGGTCGAGTCCGGCTGGGACACCGTGCTCAAGGAAGCCAAGACGGCCAACATCCCGGTCATCCTCACCGACCGCGCGATCGACTCGCCGGACAAGTCGCTCTACAAGACCTTCCTCGGCTCGGACTTCATCGCCGAGGGCAAGAAGGCGGGGGAGTGGCTGACCAAGGAGTACGGCAGCGCCACCGGCCAGGTCAACATCGTCGAGCTGCAGGGCACCACGGGTTCGGCGCCGGCCAACGACCGCAAGAAGGGCTTCGCGGACGTCATCGCGGCGGACCCGAAGTACAAGATCGTCGCCTCGCAGACCGGTGAGTTCACCCGCGCCAAGGGCAAGGAGGTCATGGAGGCCTTCCTGAAGTCCCAGCCCAAGATCGACGTCCTCTACGCGCACAACGACGACATGGCCCTCGGCGCCATCGAGGCGATCGAAGCCGCGGGCAAGGTTCCGGGCAAGGACATCAAGATCGTTTCGGTCGACGGCGTCAAGGACGCGCTGACCGCACTGGCCGACGGCAAGATCAACCACGTCGTCGAGTGCAACCCGCTGCTCGGCCCGCAGCTGATGGATCTGGTCAAGAAGGTGTCCGCCGGCGAGCAGGTGCCCGCCCGCATCGAGACCCAGGAAACCGAATTCGACCAGGCGTCGGCCAAGGCCGCCCTGCCGCAGCGGCAGTACTGA
- a CDS encoding LacI family DNA-binding transcriptional regulator translates to MAERPRSGGPVRVTAAGTRQPSLTDVAGVAGVSHMTVSRVINGTGPVRPETRARVLAAIEELGYRPNSAARALVTGRTGTLGVVALESNLYGPASTLYGIENAAREAGYAITISSVSRPGRSSIADAVENLRRQAVEGIIVIAPHVSAGRALEAAPADFPVVAVGGGETAPVPVISVDQRDGARRATEHLLALGHRTVWHVAGPEDWLEARDRELGWRETLERHGVAAPRVIRGDWSSRSGYEAGRSLAAEPKLDAVFAGNDQMALGLLRAFAEAGISVPRDVRVAGFDDVPEAAYFTPPLTTVRQDFIEVGRRTFGLLTQRMDGGDQHARALVVPELIVRESTGPR, encoded by the coding sequence GTGGCCGAACGACCCCGCTCCGGCGGACCCGTGCGGGTGACCGCGGCCGGGACGCGGCAGCCGAGCCTGACCGACGTCGCGGGCGTGGCCGGCGTGTCCCACATGACCGTGTCCCGGGTGATCAACGGGACCGGCCCGGTGCGCCCCGAGACGCGGGCCCGGGTGCTCGCGGCGATCGAGGAACTGGGCTACCGGCCCAATTCCGCGGCCCGCGCGCTGGTCACCGGGCGGACCGGGACGCTCGGCGTCGTCGCGCTCGAGTCCAATCTGTACGGTCCGGCCAGCACGCTGTACGGCATCGAGAACGCCGCCCGCGAAGCCGGGTACGCGATCACGATCTCCAGCGTCAGCCGGCCCGGCCGGTCGTCGATCGCCGACGCGGTGGAGAACCTCCGCCGCCAGGCGGTCGAGGGCATCATCGTCATCGCCCCGCACGTCAGTGCGGGGCGTGCACTGGAAGCCGCGCCCGCGGACTTCCCGGTCGTCGCCGTCGGCGGCGGGGAGACCGCGCCGGTGCCGGTCATCTCCGTCGACCAGCGCGACGGCGCCCGCCGCGCCACCGAGCACCTGCTCGCCCTCGGCCACCGGACCGTCTGGCACGTCGCCGGGCCGGAGGACTGGCTGGAGGCCCGCGACCGCGAGCTCGGCTGGCGCGAAACCCTGGAACGCCACGGGGTCGCGGCCCCGCGGGTGATCCGCGGCGACTGGAGTTCGCGGTCGGGCTACGAGGCGGGGCGATCCCTCGCCGCGGAACCGAAGCTGGACGCCGTCTTCGCCGGCAACGACCAGATGGCGCTCGGCCTGCTGCGCGCCTTCGCCGAGGCGGGCATCTCGGTGCCGCGAGACGTGCGCGTCGCGGGCTTCGACGACGTGCCGGAGGCGGCGTACTTCACGCCGCCGCTCACCACGGTGCGCCAGGACTTCATCGAAGTCGGCCGGCGCACGTTCGGCCTGCTCACCCAGCGGATGGACGGAGGCGACCAGCACGCGCGCGCCCTGGTCGTCCCCGAGCTGATCGTCCGCGAAAGCACCGGCCCGCGCTAG
- a CDS encoding endonuclease/exonuclease/phosphatase family protein, whose amino-acid sequence MVVPVARRSGVWRRGRVIAAFAVLTALFLLAHPLVPNWPGNAGSLLETFLPWTGVPILLLLVAALLRRSALALVVLLLPTVCWGASFGGRLFDQRGTGGDFTVVSHNVNDENPDPAGTARALAASNAQVVALEELKRSEVPKYEDALAARYPHHTVQGTVGVWSTYPLRDTQPLEIMPWTRALRTTVDTPQGPVAVFVAHLPSVRVRLDAGFTADGRDAAVERLAAYVAADSAKKTVLVGDFNGTTDDRALAPITARLRAAQDEAGDGFGFSWPASLPLARIDQIFVGGVRPVAAWTLPATGSDHLPVAATIALG is encoded by the coding sequence ATCGTGGTGCCGGTGGCGCGGCGCTCGGGGGTCTGGCGCCGCGGCCGCGTCATCGCCGCCTTCGCCGTGCTCACCGCGCTGTTCCTGCTCGCGCACCCGCTCGTCCCCAACTGGCCGGGCAACGCGGGCAGCCTCCTCGAAACGTTCCTCCCGTGGACCGGCGTCCCGATCCTGCTTCTGCTCGTCGCCGCACTGCTCCGCCGCTCGGCCCTCGCGCTGGTCGTACTCCTCCTGCCCACCGTCTGCTGGGGCGCCTCCTTCGGCGGCAGGCTCTTCGACCAGCGCGGCACCGGCGGGGACTTCACCGTGGTTTCGCACAACGTCAACGACGAAAACCCGGACCCGGCCGGTACCGCGCGAGCGCTCGCCGCCTCGAACGCGCAGGTGGTCGCGCTCGAGGAGCTCAAGCGGTCCGAGGTCCCGAAGTACGAAGACGCCCTCGCCGCGCGGTACCCGCACCACACCGTCCAAGGCACCGTCGGGGTCTGGAGCACCTACCCGCTCCGCGACACCCAGCCGCTCGAAATCATGCCGTGGACGCGCGCCCTCCGGACCACAGTGGACACTCCGCAGGGGCCCGTCGCGGTCTTCGTCGCGCACCTCCCGTCGGTGCGGGTGCGGCTCGACGCGGGGTTCACCGCCGACGGCCGGGACGCGGCCGTCGAGCGGCTCGCGGCCTACGTCGCCGCGGATTCCGCGAAGAAGACCGTGCTCGTCGGCGATTTCAACGGCACCACCGACGATCGGGCGCTCGCGCCGATCACCGCGCGCCTGCGGGCCGCGCAGGACGAAGCCGGGGACGGGTTCGGGTTCAGCTGGCCCGCGTCGCTGCCGCTGGCGCGGATCGACCAGATCTTCGTCGGCGGGGTCCGGCCGGTGGCGGCCTGGACGCTGCCCGCGACCGGGAGCGACCACCTGCCCGTGGCGGCCACGATCGCGCTCGGGTGA